A single region of the Corallococcus silvisoli genome encodes:
- a CDS encoding amidohydrolase: MTDETTVYRAERVWTLDPARPRASALAVRAGRLLAVGTLAEVRAVAGSRAREVDLGRATVVPGLVDAHAHLHGLGRSLTTVRLEDAPSVEDVVQRLAKAPASSFQGDWLLGKGWDQNAWPGAAFPGRAELDARFPTTPVFLTRVDHHAAWVNGEALRRAGITRHTEDPRGGRILRDAKGEPTGVLVDNAMDLLDAFIPAPTSEQLEGRLRAALERCARVGLTGVHDAGMDLGAFRTLQAWDAAGTLPLRVYAMAAGQGEERHAYLAQGPWQGRHLSMRAVKFLADGALGSRGAALHEDYSDEPGQRGLLLLAPEELEARAQAFMARGFQVCIHAIGDRANTLVVDVLLRGAERTGTQALRHRVEHAQILRWEDIQRLGAAGLVASVQPTHATSDMRWAETRLGRERLKGAYAWRALKDAGAHLALGSDFPIENPDVLAGLYAARTRQDAKGWPEGGWHPQERLSAAEALEGFTVGPAWASFEEARRGRLMPGLDADFVALSEDPVEGSASALVDARVLATVVAGAEVFRAVA; the protein is encoded by the coding sequence ATGACGGACGAGACCACGGTCTACAGGGCGGAGCGCGTGTGGACGCTGGATCCAGCACGTCCGCGCGCGTCCGCGTTGGCGGTGCGCGCCGGACGGCTGCTCGCGGTGGGGACGCTCGCGGAGGTGCGCGCCGTCGCTGGTTCGCGAGCGCGTGAAGTGGACCTGGGGCGGGCCACGGTGGTGCCCGGGCTGGTGGATGCGCACGCGCACCTGCACGGCCTGGGGCGGAGCCTGACCACGGTGCGCTTGGAGGATGCGCCCTCGGTGGAGGACGTCGTCCAGCGGTTGGCGAAGGCGCCCGCTTCGAGCTTCCAGGGAGACTGGCTGCTCGGAAAGGGGTGGGATCAGAACGCGTGGCCGGGCGCCGCGTTCCCTGGCCGCGCCGAGCTGGATGCGCGCTTCCCCACGACGCCGGTGTTCCTCACGCGGGTGGACCACCACGCGGCCTGGGTGAACGGCGAGGCGCTGCGCCGCGCGGGCATCACCCGGCACACGGAGGATCCGCGCGGAGGCCGCATCCTCCGGGATGCGAAGGGCGAACCCACCGGAGTCCTCGTGGACAACGCCATGGATCTGCTGGACGCCTTCATCCCCGCGCCCACGAGCGAACAGCTGGAGGGCCGGCTGCGAGCGGCGCTGGAGCGCTGCGCGCGGGTGGGGCTCACGGGCGTGCACGACGCGGGCATGGACCTGGGGGCGTTCCGGACGTTGCAGGCGTGGGACGCGGCGGGGACGCTGCCCCTGCGCGTGTATGCGATGGCCGCGGGGCAGGGCGAGGAGCGCCACGCCTACCTGGCGCAGGGGCCATGGCAGGGGCGGCACCTGTCGATGCGCGCGGTGAAGTTCCTGGCGGATGGCGCGCTGGGCAGCCGCGGCGCGGCGCTGCATGAGGATTACAGCGACGAGCCCGGCCAGCGCGGCCTGCTGCTCCTCGCGCCGGAAGAGCTCGAGGCCCGGGCCCAGGCCTTCATGGCCCGGGGCTTCCAGGTGTGCATCCATGCCATTGGAGACCGTGCCAATACATTGGTCGTGGACGTGCTCTTGCGCGGGGCGGAGCGGACGGGCACGCAGGCGCTGCGGCACCGCGTGGAGCACGCGCAGATCTTGCGGTGGGAGGACATCCAGAGGCTCGGCGCCGCGGGGCTGGTGGCCAGCGTGCAGCCCACGCACGCCACCAGCGACATGCGCTGGGCGGAGACGCGGCTGGGGCGCGAGCGGCTGAAGGGCGCGTATGCGTGGCGCGCGTTGAAGGACGCGGGCGCGCACCTGGCGCTGGGCAGTGACTTCCCCATCGAGAACCCGGACGTGCTCGCGGGGCTCTACGCGGCGCGCACGCGGCAGGATGCGAAGGGTTGGCCGGAGGGCGGCTGGCATCCCCAGGAGCGCCTGAGCGCGGCCGAGGCGCTGGAGGGCTTCACGGTGGGGCCCGCGTGGGCGTCCTTCGAGGAGGCGCGGCGCGGACGGCTGATGCCCGGCCTGGACGCGGACTTCGTCGCGCTGTCGGAGGACCCCGTGGAGGGGTCCGCGTCGGCGCTGGTGGACGCGCGCGTGCTGGCCACGGTGGTGGCGGGCGCGGAGGTGTTCCGGGCCGTGGCGTGA
- the nhaR gene encoding transcriptional activator NhaR, whose protein sequence is MAWLNYHHLLYFWTVARAGSIARASEELHLAQPTISAQIKLLEESLGHQLFERKGRKLVLSDVGRTVMRYADEIFRLGNELKNVVSGLPSGQQLRLNVGVLDVIPKLVAEQLLKPALEAGPSLRIICRESPLPQLLAQLALHELDVVLADAPGSEPVSVRSFNHLLGKCGVTFFAAQPLAHLRKDFPRSLNGAPMLLPSEESSVRRSLDLWFERRGVRPLIAGDFDDSALLQAFGQKGHGIFAMPSIIDAEVQRQFDVTAIGHTDEIEQCFYAITVERRLRHPAVVAIAEAARSHIFGG, encoded by the coding sequence ATGGCCTGGCTCAACTACCACCATCTCCTGTATTTCTGGACGGTTGCGCGGGCAGGCAGCATCGCCCGGGCGAGCGAGGAGCTGCACCTCGCCCAGCCGACCATCAGCGCGCAGATCAAGCTGCTGGAGGAGTCGCTCGGCCACCAGCTCTTCGAGCGCAAGGGCCGCAAGCTGGTCCTCTCCGACGTGGGCCGCACCGTGATGCGCTACGCGGACGAGATCTTCCGCCTGGGCAATGAGCTGAAGAACGTCGTCTCAGGCCTGCCCTCCGGACAGCAGCTGCGCCTCAACGTGGGCGTGCTGGATGTCATCCCCAAGCTGGTCGCCGAGCAGCTCCTCAAGCCCGCGCTGGAGGCGGGGCCCTCGCTGCGCATCATCTGCCGTGAGAGCCCCCTGCCCCAGCTGCTCGCGCAGCTGGCGCTGCATGAGCTGGACGTGGTGCTCGCGGACGCGCCCGGCTCCGAGCCCGTCAGCGTCCGCTCCTTCAACCACCTGCTGGGCAAGTGCGGGGTGACGTTCTTCGCCGCCCAGCCGCTCGCGCACCTGCGCAAGGACTTCCCGCGCTCGCTGAATGGTGCCCCCATGCTGCTGCCGTCGGAGGAGTCGTCGGTGCGCCGCTCGCTGGACCTGTGGTTCGAACGGCGCGGCGTCCGGCCCCTCATCGCCGGCGACTTCGACGACAGCGCGCTGCTCCAGGCCTTCGGCCAGAAGGGCCACGGCATCTTCGCCATGCCCTCCATCATCGACGCCGAGGTGCAGCGGCAGTTCGACGTCACCGCCATCGGCCACACCGACGAAATCGAGCAGTGCTTCTACGCCATCACCGTGGAGCGCCGCCTGCGCCACCCCGCCGTCGTCGCCATCGCCGAGGCCGCGCGCTCGCACATCTTCGGCGGGTGA